A single window of Acidobacteriota bacterium DNA harbors:
- a CDS encoding gamma-glutamyltransferase family protein — MMQRRTVFHLVLAGLLLALATTMLQAQRPAVSGPRAGLSTGHPLTSAAAFEILIQGGNAFDAGVTAMLVGGVIEQDLYGLGGESLVLVYPAAEGRVTSVVAQGWAPKGASIEWYESRERDLFGEGLDPAVVPGALHGVLTVLERWGTMSFEQVSARAIEYAEHGFPLRPLTARAIEANLEFMEAWPDNQRFWLKPDGSLYAAGETIKFPTLAATLTKMVEAERANAHLGREQGIAAARDRFYKGDIAEEMVAFLQEHDAPFELSDFAEFYSRVEEPTSTDYRGYTIYKHGFNSQGPVLLQALNILEEFDLQAMGHNSPDYIHTVVEAMKLAYADRDTYYADTDFVDVPAEGLLSTSYAQERAAQIDPAVASRAFRAGDPLPHDPNVNDWPFWVADIPDGVAASDADGSFVPSAGGLKDTTHIAVIDEDGNIFDATPSGGWTGGGVILGDTGIGLSTRGEQFWLDPDRANQIRPRARPRYTLTPSIVFKDGEPLMAIGTPGGDNQDQTILQAFLNVVEFWEDWYPNLHDAIAWPRVRTQHLHGSFWPHAAGFNRMDLEGDISSEVANELRRRGHHVNEVRPFGMSGCATAVLIDPATGNRLAAGDPRRDCYALAY, encoded by the coding sequence ATGATGCAGCGCAGAACCGTATTCCACCTCGTTCTGGCCGGACTGCTGCTGGCCCTGGCTACGACGATGCTGCAGGCCCAGCGTCCCGCCGTGTCCGGGCCGCGCGCCGGGCTGTCGACGGGACATCCGCTGACCTCGGCCGCCGCGTTCGAGATCCTGATCCAGGGCGGCAACGCGTTCGACGCGGGCGTGACGGCGATGCTCGTGGGCGGCGTCATCGAGCAGGACCTGTACGGGCTCGGCGGCGAGTCGCTGGTGCTGGTATACCCCGCCGCCGAGGGCAGGGTCACCTCCGTCGTCGCCCAGGGCTGGGCGCCCAAGGGAGCCAGCATCGAGTGGTACGAATCGCGGGAACGCGATCTCTTCGGCGAGGGCCTCGACCCGGCCGTCGTCCCCGGCGCGCTCCACGGCGTGCTCACGGTGCTCGAGCGCTGGGGCACGATGAGCTTCGAGCAGGTCTCGGCCCGCGCCATCGAGTACGCGGAGCACGGGTTCCCGCTGCGCCCGCTCACCGCCCGCGCCATCGAGGCGAACCTCGAGTTCATGGAGGCGTGGCCGGACAACCAGCGGTTCTGGCTGAAGCCCGACGGCTCGCTCTACGCGGCGGGCGAGACCATCAAGTTCCCCACCCTGGCCGCCACGCTGACGAAGATGGTGGAGGCGGAGCGGGCCAACGCGCATCTCGGCCGCGAGCAGGGCATCGCCGCGGCGCGTGATCGCTTCTACAAGGGCGACATCGCCGAGGAGATGGTCGCCTTCCTGCAGGAGCACGACGCGCCGTTCGAGCTGAGCGACTTCGCCGAGTTCTACTCCCGCGTGGAGGAACCGACCAGCACCGACTACCGCGGCTACACCATCTACAAGCACGGCTTCAACAGCCAGGGTCCGGTCCTGCTGCAGGCGCTGAACATCCTGGAGGAGTTCGACCTGCAGGCGATGGGCCACAACAGCCCCGACTACATCCACACCGTCGTAGAGGCGATGAAGCTGGCCTACGCGGACCGCGACACCTACTACGCGGACACGGATTTCGTCGACGTGCCGGCCGAGGGCCTGCTCTCCACTTCCTACGCACAGGAGCGCGCGGCTCAGATCGACCCGGCCGTGGCGTCGCGTGCGTTCCGGGCCGGCGACCCGCTGCCGCACGACCCGAACGTGAACGACTGGCCGTTCTGGGTCGCCGACATTCCGGACGGGGTGGCGGCCAGCGACGCCGACGGATCGTTCGTGCCGTCGGCGGGCGGCCTCAAGGACACCACGCACATCGCGGTCATCGACGAGGACGGCAACATCTTCGACGCCACGCCGAGCGGCGGCTGGACCGGCGGCGGGGTCATCCTCGGCGACACGGGCATCGGGCTCAGCACCCGCGGCGAGCAGTTCTGGCTCGATCCGGACCGCGCCAACCAGATCCGCCCGCGCGCCCGCCCGCGCTACACGCTGACCCCGAGCATCGTGTTCAAGGACGGCGAACCGCTGATGGCGATCGGCACGCCGGGCGGCGACAACCAGGATCAGACCATCCTGCAGGCGTTCCTGAACGTCGTCGAGTTCTGGGAAGACTGGTACCCCAACCTGCACGACGCGATCGCGTGGCCGCGGGTCCGGACGCAGCACCTGCACGGGTCGTTCTGGCCGCACGCGGCCGGCTTCAACCGGATGGACCTCGAAGGGGACATCTCGTCGGAGGTGGCGAACGAGCTGCGCCGCCGGGGACACCACGTCAACGAGGTCCGGCCCTTCGGGATGTCCGGCTGCGCCACCGCGGTGCTCATCGATCCCGCGACCGGCAACCGCCTGGCCGCCGGCGACCCGCGGCGCGACTGCTACGCGCTGGCGTACTGA